In Dromaius novaehollandiae isolate bDroNov1 chromosome 16, bDroNov1.hap1, whole genome shotgun sequence, one genomic interval encodes:
- the LOC112987251 gene encoding WAP four-disulfide core domain protein 2: MLPASSALVLVGLLALWAELPPASAQNDTTKAGVCPDAAAAEANCTLGCQADSDCESSRKCCPAACGRACQDPDEKPGTCPPVKPGIPMLGLCVNQCKTDSNCSGALKCCRNGCGKDSCITPLQ; the protein is encoded by the exons ATGCTCCCGGCCAGCAGCGCGCTCGTCCTCGTGGGGCTCCTGGCGCTCTGGGCCGAGCTGCCGCCGGCATCTGCCCAGAATGACACCA CGAAAGCCGGCGTGTGCCccgacgcggcggcggcggaggccaACTGCACGCTGGGCTGCCAGGCCGACAGCGACTGCGAGAGCAGCCGCAAGTGCTGCCCGGCCGCCTGCGGCAGGGCCTGCCAGGACCCCGACG AGAAGCCGGGCACCTGCCCGCCGGTGAAGCCGGGGATCCCCATGCTGGGGCTCTGCGTGAACCAGTGCAAGACGGACTCCAACTGCTCCGGGGCCCTGAAGTGCTGCCGCAACGGCTGCGGCAAGGACTCCTGCATCACCCCGCTCCAGTGA
- the WFDC3 gene encoding WAP four-disulfide core domain protein 3, whose translation MRCLPGAAWSPHGSPRRGEAPRAASPASPKAGRPAASSLPSPPTAPRDPAPPAPAGPPQHVPPARCGEPGLPRAAGDPERAALRRALATGPVPGAARQPPPAQIVRAGAPTVPGRGNQPCGRTPPPRQGLYRRRPAQRGTAQHGTARHCSARLGSARLGSAPSSTMPGGRAILLLLLALPPPATAQPQGAGGRGAAPAATPPPPLPRRAPHGRWPPAATAVPGKAGECPAGSRGLPRPPRLYCLSDHSCPGAEKCCDTGQSRSCLLPAAASPGYCPAAGSAGADACGTSCRNDTACGPGQKCCGLGCCPRCVPAQPAKPGVCPRRRAPRSGTACANRCDDDRGCPGAHKCCFSGCGLACTPPSAAKPGACPAVLRGSLGPCAELCHTDGDCPGAAKCCPTGCGRTCKPPTEARPGLCPGVTAASATAPAGGCPALCWEDRDCPPGQKCCLLECGRACVAPRRGSA comes from the exons atGCGCTGCCTGCCCGGGGCCGCGTGGTCCCCGCATGGGAGCCCACGGCGCGGTGAAGCCCCACGCGCCGCATCCCCGGCATCGCCCAAGGCAGGACGCCCTGCCGCCAGCTCCCTGCCGAGCCCTCCTACGGCCCCCCGGGAcccagccccccccgcacccgccgGGCCCCCCCAACACGTGCCACCCGCGCGGTGTggggagccggggctgccgcgggccgcCGGTGACCCGGAAAGGGCCGCGCTGCGGAGGGCGCTCGCGAcgggccccgtgcccggcgctgcccggcagcCTCCCCCGGCGCAGATTGTTCGTGCCGGCGCTCCCACGGTGCCGGGCCGTGGGAACCAGCCGTGCGgccggacccccccgccccggcagggTTTATATCGCCGGCGGCCGGCGCAGcgcggcacagcacagcacggcacggcacggcactgctcggctcggctcggctcggctcggctcggctcggctcccaGCAGCACCATGCCCGGCGGGCGCGCgatcctcctgctgctcctggccctgccgccccccgcgaCGGCCCAGCCGCAgggcgctgggggccggggcgctgcccccgcagccacccccccgccgccgctgccacgCCGGGCCCCCCACGGGCGCTggccccccgccgccaccgcggtGCCGGGCAAGGCGGGCGAGTGCCCGgcggggagcagggggctgccgcggcccccccggctctaCTGCCTCTCCGACCACAGCTGCCCCGGCGCCGAGAAGTGCTGCGACACcgggcagagcaggagctgcctcctccccgccgcAG CGAGCCCGGGCTActgccccgccgcgggcagcgccggcgcggACGCCTGCGGGACGAGCTGCCGCAACGACACCGCCTGCGGCCCCGGGCAGAAGTGCTGCGGCCTCGGCTGCTGCCCCCGCTGCGTGCCAGCGCAGCCAG CCAAGCCCGGCGTCTGCCCGAGGCGGCGAGCCCCGCGGAGCGGCACCGCCTGCGCCAACCGCTGCGACGACGAccgcggctgccccggcgcccACAAGTGCTGCTTCTCCGGCTGCGGCCTGGCGTGCACCCCCCCGTCCGCAG CGAAGCCCGGCGCCTGCCCCGCGGTGCTGCGCGGCTCCCTGGGACCCTGCGCCGAGCTGTGCCACACCGACGGCGACTGCCCCGGCGCCGCCAAGTGCTGCCCCACCGGCTGCGGCCGCACCTGCAAGCCGCCCACCGAGG CGCGGCCCGGGCTCTGCCCCGGTGTCACCGCCGCCTCCGCCACCGCCCCGGCCGGGGGGTGCCCggcgctgtgctgggaggaccGGGACTGCCCCCCCGGGCAGAAGTGCTGCCTGCTGGAGTGCGGTCGCGCCTGCGTCGCCCCGCGCCGCG gCTCAGCCTAG
- the LOC112994572 gene encoding multiple epidermal growth factor-like domains protein 6 isoform X1: MAPGGCFLLGLLILAAELGAAAEGSARAGACPPPAARPGLAPCADACADDRGCPEEQKCCFTGCGLGCVTPRGNSSGDFPPPEDVDWSLSHAEPSDLGKPQKPGSCPRDFTRCLRPEPPLCANDSGCPGWQKCCHRECRLRCTPPAEEKPGVCPAAIPEGLFYPCSFQCLEDKDCLGNKKCCLLGCGPACLVPVQDPCGLPAPMGRCAGYVRRFFYNGTAGECQAFLYGGCGGNPNNFASRAACLRACTGRGDPGECRDDGDCPDAQRCCNGSCGPPCQPAGPAAPTTQAPLRTAGEASPAPATAEPQHREPHHRRRCHRDRDCPQGEACCQHRCSRECHAHHREGAAAAPASPEPHHRPRCHHDRDCPQGEACCRHRCSRECHAHHRERHPRKSCRSDGDCPGTETCCGHRCSPHCHTGTEGVPAAAPVWRGGPSCRSDGDCRGGELCCGARCARECSLRSQGKPGFCPASPGLYSSYDCQGRCRGDGDCPGEQKCCLRGCDYVCLPPSREKPGICPLSEEIVSIAPSCRSSCAEDRQCPGDEKCCDSRCGHMCLAPERDKPGECPKVRPRRTSEPCTEEDACVHDRDCARQEKCCFAGCAMRCVRPAREHPGTCPPAPPCRDPAGRQGNQCLDDGICPRDEKCCDTGCSWQCVAVPGESQDRAAGRCTDECSADTQCPRGQRCASSGCGRVCMDVPGGGVGACPVPRDRGTCLDLCSFDEECPWGQKCCSNGCGHVCTPASLGESDAAAVPQRSAGQCGEECSADTQCPRGQRCARTGCGRVCVDVPGGGAGACPVPGGRGTCLDLCSSDEECPWGQKCCSNGCGRVCTPVPGGKAARGAPAMPTPQLSPAGARPSRLPAAPWPWRELPVLPRRSPRDP, translated from the exons ATGGCGCCGGGGGGCTGCTTCCTCCTGGGGCTCCTCATCCTCGCGGCAGAGctgggcgccgcggcggagggcAGCG CCCGCGCCGGTGCCTGCCCCCCGCCAGCAGCGCGGCCCGGCCTCGCGCCCTGCGCCGACGCCTGCGCCGACGACCGGGGGTGCCCGGAGGAGCAGAAATGCTGCTTTACCGGCTGCGGCCTCGGCTGCGTGACACCGCGGGGAAACAGCAGTGGTGACTTTCCACCCCCTGAGGACGTGGACTGGAGCCTGAGTCATGCGGAGCCGAGTGACCTGG GGAAGCCCCAGAAGCCGGGCAGCTGCCCGCGGGACTTCACGCGCTGCCTCCGGCCGGAGCCCCCGCTCTGCGCCAACGACTCCGGCTGCCCTGGCTGGCAAAAGTGCTGCCACCGCGAGTGCCGGCTCCGCTGCACGCCGCCGGCCGAAG AGAAGCCCGGCGTCTGCCCCGCGGCCATCCCGGAGGGGCTCTTTTATCCCTGCTCCTTCCAGTGCCTGGAGGACAAGGATTGCCTGGGAAATAAGAAGTGCTGCCTGCTCGGCTGCGGCCCTGCCTGCCTGGTGCCGGTGCAGG aTCCCTGCGGGCTGCCGGCGCCGATGGGGCGCTGCGCCGGCTACGTGCGCCGCTTCTTCTACAACGGCACCGCGGGCGAGTGCCAGGCGTTCCTCTACGGCGGCTGCGGCGGAAACCCCAACAACTTCGCGAGCCGGGCGGCGTGTCTGCGCGCCTGCACCGGCCGCG GCGACCCCGGCGAGTGCCGAGACGACGGCGACTGCCCCGACGCGCAGAGATGCTGCAACGGCAGCTGcggccccccgtgccagcccgcgggcccggccg cacccaccacccaggCCCCGCTCCGCACTGCGGGGGAGGCCAGCCCGGCCCCTGCCACCGCGGAGCCGCAGCACCGGGAGCCGCACCACCGGCGGCGATGCCACCGCGACCGGGACTGTCCCCAGGGCGAGGCGTGCTGCCAGCACCGGTGCAGCCGCGAGTGCCACGCGCACCACCGAG agggagccgccgcggcgcccgcctcCCCGGAGCCGCACCACCGGCCACGGTGCCATCACGACCGGGACTGTCCCCAGGGCGAGGCGTGCTGCCGGCACCGGTGCAGCCGCGAGTGCCACGCGCACCACCGAG AGCGGCACCCGCGGAAGAGCTGCCGCAGTGACGGGGACTGCCCGGGCACCGAGACGTGCTGCGGGCaccgctgcagcccccactgccacACCGGGACGGAGG GGGTCCCAGCGGCCGCGCCGGTCTGGCGCGGGGGGCCGAGCTGCCGGAGCGACGGGGACTGCCGCGgaggggagctgtgctgcggcgccCGGTGCGCCCGGGAGTGCAGCCTGCGGAGCCAAG GGAAGCCGGGCttctgccccgccagccccgggctCTACTCCAGCTACGACTGCCagggccggtgccggggggacGGCGACTGCCCCGGCGAGCAGAAGTGCTGCCTGCGCGGCTGCGACTACGTCTGCCTGCCCCCGTCCCGAG AGAAGCCGGGAATCTGCCCACTGAGCGAGGAGATCGTCTCCATCGCGCCCTCGTGCAGGTCCTCGTGTGCCGAAGACCGGCAGTGCCCGGGCGACGAGAAGTGCTGCGATAGCAGGTGTGGCCACATGTGCTTGGCCCCCGAGCGAG ACAAACCCGGCGAGTGCCCCAAGGTGAGGCCGCGGCGGACGTCTGAGCCGTGCACGGAGGAGGATGCCTGCGTGCACGACCGGGACTGCGCCAGGCAGGAGAAGTGCTGCTTCGCCGGCTGCGCCATGCGCTGCGTCCGCCCCGCCAGAG AGCACCCCGGGACGTGTCCCCCGGCGCCGCCGTGCCGGGACCCCGCCGGCAGGCAGGGCAACCAGTGCCTGGACGACGGCATCTGCCCGCGGGACGAGAAGTGCTGCGACACGGGCTGCAGCTGGCAGTGCGTGGCCGTGCCCGGAG AAAGCCAGGACCGGGCTGCTGGGCGGTGCACGGACGAGTGCAGCGCCGACACGCAGTGTCCCCGGGGACAGCGGTGTGCCAGCAGCGGCTGCGGCCGCGTCTGCATGGACGTCCCCGGAG GGGGGGTGGGCGCCTGTCCCGTCCCCAGGGACCGCGGGACCTGCTTGGACCTGTGCAGCTTCGACGAGGAGTGTCCCTGGGGCCAGAAGTGCTGCAGCAACGGCTGCGGCCACGTGTGCACGCCGGCCTCCCTCGGAG AGAGCGACGCTGCTGCCGTGCCGCAGCGCAGTGCCGGGCAGTGCGGGGAGGAGTGCAGCGCTGACACACAGTGTCCCCGGGGACAGCGGTGCGCCAGGACCGGCTGCGGTCGCGTCTGCGTGGACGTCCCCGGAG GGGGGGCGGGCGCCTGCCCcgtccccgggggccgcgggaccTGCTTGGACCTGTGCAGCTCCGACGAGGAGTGTCCCTGGGGCCAGAAGTG
- the LOC112994572 gene encoding multiple epidermal growth factor-like domains protein 6 isoform X2, which translates to MAPGGCFLLGLLILAAELGAAAEGSARAGACPPPAARPGLAPCADACADDRGCPEEQKCCFTGCGLGCVTPRGNSSGDFPPPEDVDWSLSHAEPSDLGKPQKPGSCPRDFTRCLRPEPPLCANDSGCPGWQKCCHRECRLRCTPPAEEKPGVCPAAIPEGLFYPCSFQCLEDKDCLGNKKCCLLGCGPACLVPVQDPCGLPAPMGRCAGYVRRFFYNGTAGECQAFLYGGCGGNPNNFASRAACLRACTGRGDPGECRDDGDCPDAQRCCNGSCGPPCQPAGPAAPTTQAPLRTAGEASPAPATAEPQHREPHHRRRCHRDRDCPQGEACCQHRCSRECHAHHREGAAAAPASPEPHHRPRCHHDRDCPQGEACCRHRCSRECHAHHRERHPRKSCRSDGDCPGTETCCGHRCSPHCHTGTEGVPAAAPVWRGGPSCRSDGDCRGGELCCGARCARECSLRSQGKPGFCPASPGLYSSYDCQGRCRGDGDCPGEQKCCLRGCDYVCLPPSREKPGICPLSEEIVSIAPSCRSSCAEDRQCPGDEKCCDSRCGHMCLAPERDKPGECPKVRPRRTSEPCTEEDACVHDRDCARQEKCCFAGCAMRCVRPAREHPGTCPPAPPCRDPAGRQGNQCLDDGICPRDEKCCDTGCSWQCVAVPGESQDRAAGRCTDECSADTQCPRGQRCASSGCGRVCMDVPGGGVGACPVPRDRGTCLDLCSFDEECPWGQKCCSNGCGHVCTPASLGESDAAAVPQRSAGQCGEECSADTQCPRGQRCARTGCGRVCVDVPGGGAGACPVPGGRGTCLDLCSSDEECPWGQKCCSNGCGRVCTPVPGDAA; encoded by the exons ATGGCGCCGGGGGGCTGCTTCCTCCTGGGGCTCCTCATCCTCGCGGCAGAGctgggcgccgcggcggagggcAGCG CCCGCGCCGGTGCCTGCCCCCCGCCAGCAGCGCGGCCCGGCCTCGCGCCCTGCGCCGACGCCTGCGCCGACGACCGGGGGTGCCCGGAGGAGCAGAAATGCTGCTTTACCGGCTGCGGCCTCGGCTGCGTGACACCGCGGGGAAACAGCAGTGGTGACTTTCCACCCCCTGAGGACGTGGACTGGAGCCTGAGTCATGCGGAGCCGAGTGACCTGG GGAAGCCCCAGAAGCCGGGCAGCTGCCCGCGGGACTTCACGCGCTGCCTCCGGCCGGAGCCCCCGCTCTGCGCCAACGACTCCGGCTGCCCTGGCTGGCAAAAGTGCTGCCACCGCGAGTGCCGGCTCCGCTGCACGCCGCCGGCCGAAG AGAAGCCCGGCGTCTGCCCCGCGGCCATCCCGGAGGGGCTCTTTTATCCCTGCTCCTTCCAGTGCCTGGAGGACAAGGATTGCCTGGGAAATAAGAAGTGCTGCCTGCTCGGCTGCGGCCCTGCCTGCCTGGTGCCGGTGCAGG aTCCCTGCGGGCTGCCGGCGCCGATGGGGCGCTGCGCCGGCTACGTGCGCCGCTTCTTCTACAACGGCACCGCGGGCGAGTGCCAGGCGTTCCTCTACGGCGGCTGCGGCGGAAACCCCAACAACTTCGCGAGCCGGGCGGCGTGTCTGCGCGCCTGCACCGGCCGCG GCGACCCCGGCGAGTGCCGAGACGACGGCGACTGCCCCGACGCGCAGAGATGCTGCAACGGCAGCTGcggccccccgtgccagcccgcgggcccggccg cacccaccacccaggCCCCGCTCCGCACTGCGGGGGAGGCCAGCCCGGCCCCTGCCACCGCGGAGCCGCAGCACCGGGAGCCGCACCACCGGCGGCGATGCCACCGCGACCGGGACTGTCCCCAGGGCGAGGCGTGCTGCCAGCACCGGTGCAGCCGCGAGTGCCACGCGCACCACCGAG agggagccgccgcggcgcccgcctcCCCGGAGCCGCACCACCGGCCACGGTGCCATCACGACCGGGACTGTCCCCAGGGCGAGGCGTGCTGCCGGCACCGGTGCAGCCGCGAGTGCCACGCGCACCACCGAG AGCGGCACCCGCGGAAGAGCTGCCGCAGTGACGGGGACTGCCCGGGCACCGAGACGTGCTGCGGGCaccgctgcagcccccactgccacACCGGGACGGAGG GGGTCCCAGCGGCCGCGCCGGTCTGGCGCGGGGGGCCGAGCTGCCGGAGCGACGGGGACTGCCGCGgaggggagctgtgctgcggcgccCGGTGCGCCCGGGAGTGCAGCCTGCGGAGCCAAG GGAAGCCGGGCttctgccccgccagccccgggctCTACTCCAGCTACGACTGCCagggccggtgccggggggacGGCGACTGCCCCGGCGAGCAGAAGTGCTGCCTGCGCGGCTGCGACTACGTCTGCCTGCCCCCGTCCCGAG AGAAGCCGGGAATCTGCCCACTGAGCGAGGAGATCGTCTCCATCGCGCCCTCGTGCAGGTCCTCGTGTGCCGAAGACCGGCAGTGCCCGGGCGACGAGAAGTGCTGCGATAGCAGGTGTGGCCACATGTGCTTGGCCCCCGAGCGAG ACAAACCCGGCGAGTGCCCCAAGGTGAGGCCGCGGCGGACGTCTGAGCCGTGCACGGAGGAGGATGCCTGCGTGCACGACCGGGACTGCGCCAGGCAGGAGAAGTGCTGCTTCGCCGGCTGCGCCATGCGCTGCGTCCGCCCCGCCAGAG AGCACCCCGGGACGTGTCCCCCGGCGCCGCCGTGCCGGGACCCCGCCGGCAGGCAGGGCAACCAGTGCCTGGACGACGGCATCTGCCCGCGGGACGAGAAGTGCTGCGACACGGGCTGCAGCTGGCAGTGCGTGGCCGTGCCCGGAG AAAGCCAGGACCGGGCTGCTGGGCGGTGCACGGACGAGTGCAGCGCCGACACGCAGTGTCCCCGGGGACAGCGGTGTGCCAGCAGCGGCTGCGGCCGCGTCTGCATGGACGTCCCCGGAG GGGGGGTGGGCGCCTGTCCCGTCCCCAGGGACCGCGGGACCTGCTTGGACCTGTGCAGCTTCGACGAGGAGTGTCCCTGGGGCCAGAAGTGCTGCAGCAACGGCTGCGGCCACGTGTGCACGCCGGCCTCCCTCGGAG AGAGCGACGCTGCTGCCGTGCCGCAGCGCAGTGCCGGGCAGTGCGGGGAGGAGTGCAGCGCTGACACACAGTGTCCCCGGGGACAGCGGTGCGCCAGGACCGGCTGCGGTCGCGTCTGCGTGGACGTCCCCGGAG GGGGGGCGGGCGCCTGCCCcgtccccgggggccgcgggaccTGCTTGGACCTGTGCAGCTCCGACGAGGAGTGTCCCTGGGGCCAGAAGTG